TATGACACCGGCTCCCATATCAGGGATCTGCGTGACCTGTGTTGACGGTTGCGAGGGGCCTTGCGAGATAGGCAGGTCCGCCCTTAAAGGAAGGGAAGTCATCTACCCGACACCCTTTGGTACGATCACGGCTGGTTCTGAAAAGGATTACCCTGTAGATTTCTCCCATTTCAACATTCAGGGGACGGCCGTAGGTGCGGTCGGCATTGAAGCCGATTCGGATAAAGCCACATTTCCGGCCGTAGATACTACTACGGCTGTCGGCGCTGATGGCAGTATCAAGCTGAACTTCCCTGTCTTTACCGGCGCGGTGGGGTCAACTGATATTGCCCGCATTAATTGGGAAGACGTGGCCATAGGTGCGGCCATATCCGGGGTAATAGTCGTAGCTGGCGAAAATATCTGCGGTATGGATTCGAAGGCGGAATTCCAAAATGGAAAGATTTCCAGGTCGCCGGAGATGGAACGCCGCATCAATGCCTTCAATCAGTGGTATGACGGTACCGGAGGCATCATTATTCAGGCGAATGTGGAAGATACCAGATTGGGCGTGCCTGAATATGTAATTGAAAAATTGGGAATTGAGATTTTTGAGCTTAAATGGGGCCAGGGCGCCAAGGATATCGGGGGCGAGGTCAAGCTGCATTCGATCGAGAGGGCCACGGAACTCAAAAACAGGGGTTATATCGTGTTGCCGGATCCGACCAATCCGGCTGTGCAGGAAGCCTTCAGGGCAGGTGGCATCACAGAGTTTGAACGTCACTCACGCCTCGGCATGGTGGAAGAAGAGGCCTTTCACAATTCGGTTAATCACCTGCGTTCAGTAGGCGCAAAATATGTGACTCTCAAGACAGGTGCATATCGTCCTGCCGACCTGGCCAGGGCCATAAAATATTCCTCGGATGCAAAGATCGATCTCCTTACCATAGACGGGGCAGGAGGTGGAACCGGCATGAGCCCCTGGCGCATGATGAATGAATGGGGCATCCCGACAGTACAACTGGAATGCCTGGCCTATCAGATGTGCCAACGGTTGGCTTCCAAAGGGGCCTATATCCCGCCGATCGCCATTGCCGGCGGCCTGTCCCTGGAAGACCATATCTTTAAGGCCATTGCCCTTGGGGCACCCTATGTAAAGGCCATCTGCCTTGGCCGGGCCATTTTCACTGCCGCCATGGTAGGCAAGACTCATGGGAAACTGATGGCTGAAAAAATGGAACTGGAAGGGGAGGATATCGAAGACGGCTATATGCGTCTCTTTGCAGTTGGCGCCCAATTAAAGGAGCGCTTCGGGAAAGATTTTGGCAAGCTCCCTGCCGGGGCCATCGGCATGTATTCTTACATCGACAGGTTGAAACAGGGCCTTCAGCAGCTTATGGCAGGGGCAAGGAAATTCGCCGTCCAGTATATTGACCGTAACGATCTGATGGCCCTGACCAAAGAATCTGCGGAAGTTTCCGGGATTTCCCATGTCATGGACGCAGATGCAGAAGAGGTAGACAAGATTCTGGGATAGTATCCATTCGTAATTTACACGATTGATATGCATGATCATACTTGTTAAAGGGGGTCAATAAATCATGATTAATTCGATATGTAAGCATAACTGCGCATCCTGCTTTGCGTTGCCGGTATGCGCGCTAGGTGCAATAATTGATCAGCAAGGCTCTATTTATGTAGATACTGACAAGTGCATCGGCTGTGGTTGTTGCCGGACAGTGTGCATCACATTTTCTCGTGATGAAGCACTGAAAGACAAGACCGTAGAGTGGCTCAAGGGCGAGGCATAATGTATAAGTGTACAGAAAAGCAGGCATGAGGGGCATAAGCGCCAAGTTATTTTCACCGGATGGGCTTACTAAAAAATGTGTAAATATTCGGTATTGGATATTTGTTTTTCATTCGATGTTGGATGTTGGACGTTCGATGTTCGACGTTCATCTTTCAAAACAACTTAGCGCTTATAAGGAGGCAAACAGAGTCCCTGCGGTCAACCATGCCTGCTTGTGGGCGCTTGGCGGTCTCATACAATGGCAAAGCCGGGAGAATAGGAAATGGATGGATGTATCGGTCGTTGTCTGAGGGTGAATCTGACCAAGGGAAAACATAGTATAGAGGAGATCGATCCGAGACTCCTTAAGAAATTTTTGGGCGGACGCGGTCTCGGAGTAAAGGTCTTTACAGATGAGGTCGATCCTCGGACAGACCCTCTTTCTCCGGACAACAAGCTCATTTTTTCCTCGGGTCCACTGGTCGGAACAGGGGCCATAACAGGGGCATCCTGCAATGTCATAACCAGGTCTTCATTAACCGGGACCCTGGCCTGCGCCAAGATCCGCGGGCATTTCGGCGCTGAGCTCAAGTTCGCCGGATTCGACATGGTCATTATAGAGGGCAAGGCAGAAACTCCGGTCATTCTCTCAATTATTGACGACAAAGTCAGAATACTTCCTGCTCTGGAATACTGGGGACGTTCTACTGCCGAGACTGAAGACCTGTTTAAAAAGAACCTTGGTGATCAATGGATCGCGCGGGAGACATTTCTGATATCGATCGGCCCTGCAGGCGAACGGTTACTCCCATTGGCCAATGTTGTTAACGACCGTTTTCTCTCTGCAGGAGGAGCCGGTACAGGCGCGGTTATGGGATCCAAGAATCTCAAGGCCGTAGCCGTGAAAGGCCGGCATTCCCTGTACGTGGCAGACGGCAGTCGGTTTGTGAAGGTAGTCAATACCCTGATCAACAAGCTGAATAGCGCACCTTTTGTCTCTCAATCCATGTCCCAGTGGGGAACCGCTTTTCTGGTGGGCTTGAGTTATCAAAAGGGGATGCTGCCCCAAAACAATTTCCGCTGGGCGGCCCTTTCGTTGAAAAACATAGGTACAGAGGCGTTAAACAGCGCTTTTATCCTGAAAAGTCGCGGGTGTTTTGCGTGTCCTGTTGCATGTATTAAGAAATCAGTTGTCAAGCACCCTATGTATCGAGGAAAGGGTATGGTGCCCAGCTATCTGGCAATCGGTGCCCTCGGGGTAAACTGCGGGATCAGCGATCTCCCGGCAATCGGTATGGCGAGCATGCTGTGTGCTGAAATGGGCCTCGATCCGGTCGCAACAGGAGGAGCCCTTGCCACTGCCATGGAATTGGTGGAAAAGAAGGTGCTTTCACCGGAGGAACTCAAGATTGATCTCGGGTTTGGTAATGCCGAGACGCTGATACAGGCGCTTCGCTTGATCGCCACGAAAAAAGGGTATGCCAGACGCCTGGGACAGGGCGGGAAGGCCCTGGCCGAATCATCCGGGAGGCCGGATCTTTTTATGGGCGTAAAGGGCCTTTCTCTGGCACCGTTTGATCCTCGCGCCATTCAGGGAATGGGACTCCATTTTGCCACGAGCAACTATGGACCTCATTACCTATACGCCTATACCTATATTGATGAGCTGCTCAACGTACACGAGAACTCAGATCCGTGGGAAATTGAGGGAAAGCCGGCATTGGTCAAACTGCATCAGGACACGACTGCCGTCATGGATTCCCTGGGCCTGTGCAGCAAGCTTTTGAAGGGACTGAAATTAAATAATTATGTCCCACTTGTAAACAGTTGTCTTGGAACAAGTTACAAGGCAGAGGATCTGCTCCTTATCGGGGAGAGGATATGGAACCTGGAAAGGCTGTTTAATCTGAGCGCAGGATTCAACAGCTCACACGATACCCTCCCTGACAGGTTCACCAAAGAACCCATTTCCGACGGGCCTGCTGAAGGACAGATCAGCCGGATAAGCGAAATGATTCCGGAATATTATCATCTTAGAGGGTGGAACGAGAAAGGCGAGCCCCCGCCGGAGACCCTGAAGGCATTGGAACTGGAGGATGAGTAATGCCGAGGATAAAAATTGATCATACCAAGTGCACCGGCTGCAGGCATTGTGAGACCGCGTGCTCCCTGAATCATGTAGCAAATACCGTGAATCCAAGGCGCGCCCGCATACGGGTGATGAAAGAAGGGGATCAGTATTTTCCTGTGATAGCAGGTCCTTTTGTAGATGCTGCCTGTACGTCAAAACAGACCATAGTAATAGGTGACCAGACCTATGACATGTGCGCTTTGTGCAGGGCATCGTGTCCGCAGAAACCCTATTTCATAGAGGCCGAGACCGGTATTCCCTTGAAATGTGATTTTTGCGGCATACCGCCGAACCCGTCGTGTGTGCGCTGGTGCAACACCGGTGCACTGGAACTGGTGGAAGATTAGGAGAGAGTATTCCAATGAAAATTGATGCCTCCAGGGAGGATCTGGTCGGCGCTGCAATGGTTGTCGGAGGCGGAATCGCCGGAATCCAGGCTGCCATGGACCTGGCTGATGCCGGGTTTTATGTCTACCTGATCGAAAGGTCATCAGCCATAGGCGGTATCATGGCGGGCCTGGACAAGACCTTTCCAACCAACGACTGTGCCATCTGAATTCTGGCGCCCAAGCTGGTAGAGGCCGGTCGGTCTCCTAATATAGAAATCATTACAAACGCCGATATTCAGGAAATCTCGGGCACCGCCGGGAATTTCAGTGTCAAGGTGTTGCGACGCCCCCGTTATGTGGATGAAGCCAAATGTACCGGTTGCGGGGTCTGCTCGCAATACTGCCCGGTTACCCTGCCCGATCCCCATAACCAGTACTTATCCCCCAAAAAGGCTATTGATATCCTTTATACGCAAGCCATACCTTCCAAATATTTCGTTAATCCTGATTATTGTCTGTTCCTGAACAGACAGGAGTGTAAGCAATGTACCCGTGCCTGTCAGACAGGGGCCATTGATTTTGACCAGAAGCCGGAGGTCGCCGTATACCATGTCGGTGCGGTTATCCTGTCTGCCGGCTTCAAGCAGTCCGACCCGGCCCGCATAAAGGCCTACCGATGCAAGGACTCTCCCAATATCGTTACAGGTCTGGAATTTGAGCGCATATCAAGCGCTTCCGGTCCCTATATGGGGAAAATCCTGAGACCTTCGGATTCGGAAAAACCCGGGAGAATCGCCTTTATTCAATGTGCAGGTTCCCGTGGCAGTGCATCAGGCAACAGTTATTGCTCGTCCGTGTGTTGCAAATATGCTGTTAAAGACGCCATTGTGGCCCTGGAGCATGAGCCTGATCTGGACATCACGATATTTTTCATGGATATGCGGATGCACGGCAAGGGACTGGAGAGTTTCTATGAACGTGCAAAGGAATCGGGAATACATTTTATCCGGTCCAGGGTCTCCGAGGTAAGACGTGATCCACAAACAGAAGACCTGATCCTGAAGTATGTCACTGAGGACGGCTCCTTGCACCAGGACATATTTAATCTGGTTGTGCTCCCCATGGGTCTGGAGGCCCCTGAAGGCAATTTTACCCTGGCAAAGGCCGCAGCCGTAGAACTTAACCACCATGGTTTTTGCCGGACAGGGCTGTTTGATCCGCTTTTTACGTCAAGAGAAGGGATCTATGTTGCAGGTGGATTCCGGGGACCGATGCCCCTTCCTGACAGTGTCATGCAGGCCAGCGGGACCGCTGCGTGCGTGACCGAGCTCCTTGCCCCGGCCCGCGGTACACTCATATCTGAAAAGACCTTTATTGAAGAACGTCCTGTGAAACAGGAGCCTTTGAGGATCGGCGTGTTTGTGTGCAATTGCGGCAAGAATATAGCAGGTGTAGTGGACGTGGAGGATGTAAAAAAGTATGCTGCCACTCTCCCCGATGTGGTTGTCAGCACTGACAACCTCTATTCATGTTCTGAAGATACACAGGTCTTGATCAAGGAAACCGTTGTCAATGAAAAGCTCAACCGGGTTGTTGTGGCTGCATGCACTCCCAGGACCCATGAGCCGCTGTTTCAGGAAACCATCAGAGAGGCTGGACTGAACAGGTGCCTCGTGGAAATGGTAAATATCCGCGACCAGTGTTCATGGGTGCATGCCCATGAAAAAGAGGAGGCCACACAAAAGTCAAAAGACCTGATTCGCATGGCTGTTGCAAAGGCCAGGTTGATCCGGTCTTTGGATGAACCGGTCATAGACGTTATTCCAAGGGGCCTGGTTATCGGCGGCGGACTTGCCGGTATGACCGCCGCGCTGTCACTGGCCGGGCAGGGGCTTGAATGTTACCTGGTTGAAAAAACAGCCAAGCTGGGGGGCAATCTCCATAATATCCATTACACCCTGGAGGGAGAAAATCCGCAGGACTATCTTAAAACGATTGTTGATCGGGTCAGAAACCACGGGCTTATTCATGTCTTTATGGAAGCTGAGATAGAGAGTGTCAATGGATTTGTGGGCAATTTTCAGACAGTGGTAAAATCCGGGCGGGGTCCTGAAAAAAAGACCGTAGAGCTTCAACACGGGGCCATCATTCTGGCCACCGGTGCTATGGCCTTCAGGCCGGATGAATATCTCTACGGGAAAAGCGGGCACGTAATATTGCAGCATGAATTGGAAGAAAGACTGGCCTCCGGCAGTTTTGTTCCAACCGGGGATGATACGATTGTAATGATTCAATGTGTCGGCTCCAGGGATGACAGCCATATGTATTGCAGCAGTATCTGCTGCAGCATGGCAATCAAGAACGCGCTGAAGATAAAGGAAATCAATCCTTCTGCCAATGTGTATGTCCTTTACCGGGATATGGGGACATATGGATTTCATGAAGCATATTACACACGGGCCAGGGAGCAGGGGGTTGTATTCATCCGGTATGACAGGGACAAAAAGCCTGAAGTTGCCGAAGTTGATGGAAGGTTGCGCATAACCATCAAGGACCTGCTCATTGACAATGATGTCGTAATTCATGCCGATCTGCTGGCTTTAAGCACGGCGATCGTTCCACAGCGGGACGATACCTTGGAGCGTGTACTGGCAATGCCGCGCTCAGCAGACGGATTTTTATTAGAGTCACACGTCCAGTTGAAGCCTGTGGATTCATACATTGACGGGATCTTCATATGCGGCATGGCGCATTTTCCTAAGCCGATCGACGAATCTATTGCCCAGGCCAAGGCAGCGGCGTCCAAAGCGGGTATACTGCTGGCAAGGGGCCATGTCAGGGTTGAGCCGATAGTATCGTCCTGTGATCCGGATAAGTGTATCGGCTGCGGTATCTGTGAGTATTTCTGCCCTTACAATGCGATCAAGATGACAAAGAAGGGCAAGCTCAAAAAAGCCGAGGTCATCGTTGCCGCTTGCAAGGGATGCGGGGTCTGTGCTTCCTATTGTCCGGCCAGGGCCATCAGCATGGGGAGGTTTACAGATGAGCAGATTCTTGCCCAAATCGAGGCGTTTGGGAGGAATTGAGGGACGATATTATGGCGAGTAAACCAAGAATTCTCGGGTTTTTGTGCCACTGGTGTTGCTATGCTGCGGCAGATGCGGCAGGCGTGGCCCGGTTCCAATATCCGCCTCATATCAGGGTAATCAGAGTGATGTGCACCGGCAGGATAGATCCTCTGTTTATCCTGGAGGGATTTCTCCATGGGGCGGACGGAATATTCGTCGGCGGGTGACACCTCGGAGAGTGTCATTACCGGTCCGGTAATTATGAAGCCATAAACAAAATCGCCTTTATCAAGATGATTCTGGAAAACCTCGGAATCGAGACGGACAGATGCGCCCTGGAATGGGTCTCTGCTGCCGAGGCCCCTCGTTTCGTACAGGTGATAACGGAATTTGATGCACGTATCCGGGATCTTGGCCCCATAGGACACAGCGAGGGTCTGGATCGCCAGACCTTGATGCACAAGATAAGGGCAGCCAAAATCGCTCTGGAAGGAAGAAAGGTGCGGATGGCCCTTGCAAGGGAGTCAAAGAAGATGAAAAAGCACGGGACGTATGGCGAGTTCCCTTCGAGAGAAAAACTGTCAACCACTATACAGGATGAAACAACCCTGTATGAGACGCTGTTGTATTTACAGGAAAGGGAACGTCCTGCTTCGGAACTGGCGGAACTGCTGGGCGTTTCTGTAGATCAAGCCGCGTCCTGCGTAGAGACCCTGAGAAAGAAAAAGATGTGGCAACCGTTCGCGGGTTCAGAGTTCAGGGGTTCAAGGTTAGAGAGCGATGAAAATTGAACGGTTTGAAGATATTGAAGCATGGCAGTTGGCCCGAGACCTAACTCGCAAGGTCAACGGAAGAAGGGTAACCCTGAACCTGTGAACCTGTGAACGCTCACAAGATGTGGAATGGAGATCTCCATGGAGACCGTCTTTTTAGATAAGGCAGATCCCAACTTCAAACACGAGATAGCTGAAAAAATAGGCCTGGAGGTAATTAATCCCTGCTATTCCTGTGGTTCATGCACAGGTGTATGTCCGGTGCACGAGGTCATAGACGATTTTGATCCGCGGCGTATCATACACATGATCGTCCTGGGATTGAGGGAGCAGGTCCTTTCATCCGACCTGATCTGGTTCTGCTGTCTCTGCAACTCCTGTTACTTTGTCTGCCCCCAGGGAATACGATTCAGCAGGGTAGCCACTGAGCTACGTAAATTGGCTCTGGCCGAGGGATTTGTAAGCCAGGACTTTCTGAAAGGGCTGGAGCCTGTAAATGATTTTTTACAGGATTTGTGCCGCAGGACAATGTTTCAAAAGGTAAAAGAGGGCCTGATGGATACACATACAATGCCCTGCTGGCGGAAGTATACAATAAGTAAGGGCTGACCATGGATCTTAAGAAAGTTGATAGCATATTAAAAAAGCATGAATACAGGCATTCTGAAATAATCGGCATCATGCAGGATGTGCAGGATATTGAGAACTATCTGCCTGAGGAGATCCTTCGCTATATTTCCGAAAAGCTTGAACTGAGCCTTACCAGGATCTTTGATATCGCCACCTTTTACAAGGCCTTCAGCCTGGTGCCAAGAGGGCGTCACATAATCAAGGTCTGCTGCGGAACGGCATGCCATCTTGCCGGAGCAATGCAGAATCTGGAGCAGATTAAGAGGACTCTGCATGTCAGGGAAGGAGAGACGACAGAGGACCGCACGTTCTCTCTCGAGACAGTCAACTGTCTGGGGACCTGTGCTCTCGCGCCTGTGGTGCAGGTGGATGAAGATTATCACGACGCGGTGATTCCCGGGAAAATAGATAAAATCCTGGCTATTTATAGCTCAAAAGATGAGAGGCAAGAGGTTGCAGCAGATTAGGACCACAGCAGACTTGGAGAGGTTAAGGGGATCTCTTCTTCAGAAGGGAGATCCCGGAAAGATTTTAATTCGAATCTGCAACACTGGTTGCCGGGCAAGGAAGTCTGCGAAGGTTATCGAGGCCTTTGAGAACGAGGTCAGAGAGCAGGGCCTTCAGGATAAGGTGGAAATAAAGAAGACAGGCTGCCATGGTTTTTGTGAAATGGGCCCGATCGTGGTTATTGAGCCGGAGAATATCTTCTATTGCCGCGTAAAACCCGAAGATACCGGGGATATCGTTTCCGAGACCATTTTAAATGGTGGTGTTGTAGAGCGATTGTTGTGGAAGGATCCGGACACCAAAAAATTTATCAAGTGTGAAAAAGATATTCCCTTTTACAAAAAACAAAAAAAGAGTATTTCCTTTAATTGCGGCAGGATCGATCCGACTGATATTGAGGACTATATTGCCGGTGGCGGATATTCCGCCCTCGGTAAGGCCTTAACCACCATGACCCCGGCAGAAGTTGTAGAGATGGTTGTGGCCTCCGGGCTGAGGGGACGGGGCGGAGGCGGATTTCCGGCCGGGATAAAATGGAGGCTCTGCAGCGCTGCTCCAGGTAACATCAAATACATAATTGCCAATGGCGATGAAGGTGATCCGGGCGCCTTTATGGATCGCAGCCTCATGGAAGGAGACCCTCACAGCATTATTGAGGGGATGATTATAGGCGCCTTTGCAATCGGGGCGCGTCATGGATTTATCTATGTAAGGCAGGAATA
This genomic window from Deltaproteobacteria bacterium contains:
- a CDS encoding pyridine nucleotide-disulfide oxidoreductase encodes the protein MITNADIQEISGTAGNFSVKVLRRPRYVDEAKCTGCGVCSQYCPVTLPDPHNQYLSPKKAIDILYTQAIPSKYFVNPDYCLFLNRQECKQCTRACQTGAIDFDQKPEVAVYHVGAVILSAGFKQSDPARIKAYRCKDSPNIVTGLEFERISSASGPYMGKILRPSDSEKPGRIAFIQCAGSRGSASGNSYCSSVCCKYAVKDAIVALEHEPDLDITIFFMDMRMHGKGLESFYERAKESGIHFIRSRVSEVRRDPQTEDLILKYVTEDGSLHQDIFNLVVLPMGLEAPEGNFTLAKAAAVELNHHGFCRTGLFDPLFTSREGIYVAGGFRGPMPLPDSVMQASGTAACVTELLAPARGTLISEKTFIEERPVKQEPLRIGVFVCNCGKNIAGVVDVEDVKKYAATLPDVVVSTDNLYSCSEDTQVLIKETVVNEKLNRVVVAACTPRTHEPLFQETIREAGLNRCLVEMVNIRDQCSWVHAHEKEEATQKSKDLIRMAVAKARLIRSLDEPVIDVIPRGLVIGGGLAGMTAALSLAGQGLECYLVEKTAKLGGNLHNIHYTLEGENPQDYLKTIVDRVRNHGLIHVFMEAEIESVNGFVGNFQTVVKSGRGPEKKTVELQHGAIILATGAMAFRPDEYLYGKSGHVILQHELEERLASGSFVPTGDDTIVMIQCVGSRDDSHMYCSSICCSMAIKNALKIKEINPSANVYVLYRDMGTYGFHEAYYTRAREQGVVFIRYDRDKKPEVAEVDGRLRITIKDLLIDNDVVIHADLLALSTAIVPQRDDTLERVLAMPRSADGFLLESHVQLKPVDSYIDGIFICGMAHFPKPIDESIAQAKAAASKAGILLARGHVRVEPIVSSCDPDKCIGCGICEYFCPYNAIKMTKKGKLKKAEVIVAACKGCGVCASYCPARAISMGRFTDEQILAQIEAFGRN
- a CDS encoding aldehyde ferredoxin oxidoreductase, whose product is MDGCIGRCLRVNLTKGKHSIEEIDPRLLKKFLGGRGLGVKVFTDEVDPRTDPLSPDNKLIFSSGPLVGTGAITGASCNVITRSSLTGTLACAKIRGHFGAELKFAGFDMVIIEGKAETPVILSIIDDKVRILPALEYWGRSTAETEDLFKKNLGDQWIARETFLISIGPAGERLLPLANVVNDRFLSAGGAGTGAVMGSKNLKAVAVKGRHSLYVADGSRFVKVVNTLINKLNSAPFVSQSMSQWGTAFLVGLSYQKGMLPQNNFRWAALSLKNIGTEALNSAFILKSRGCFACPVACIKKSVVKHPMYRGKGMVPSYLAIGALGVNCGISDLPAIGMASMLCAEMGLDPVATGGALATAMELVEKKVLSPEELKIDLGFGNAETLIQALRLIATKKGYARRLGQGGKALAESSGRPDLFMGVKGLSLAPFDPRAIQGMGLHFATSNYGPHYLYAYTYIDELLNVHENSDPWEIEGKPALVKLHQDTTAVMDSLGLCSKLLKGLKLNNYVPLVNSCLGTSYKAEDLLLIGERIWNLERLFNLSAGFNSSHDTLPDRFTKEPISDGPAEGQISRISEMIPEYYHLRGWNEKGEPPPETLKALELEDE
- a CDS encoding NAD(P)H-dependent oxidoreductase subunit E, producing the protein MDLKKVDSILKKHEYRHSEIIGIMQDVQDIENYLPEEILRYISEKLELSLTRIFDIATFYKAFSLVPRGRHIIKVCCGTACHLAGAMQNLEQIKRTLHVREGETTEDRTFSLETVNCLGTCALAPVVQVDEDYHDAVIPGKIDKILAIYSSKDERQEVAAD
- a CDS encoding FMN-binding glutamate synthase family protein, which codes for MSFSKPNYSAATLTTTRMTPAPISGICVTCVDGCEGPCEIGRSALKGREVIYPTPFGTITAGSEKDYPVDFSHFNIQGTAVGAVGIEADSDKATFPAVDTTTAVGADGSIKLNFPVFTGAVGSTDIARINWEDVAIGAAISGVIVVAGENICGMDSKAEFQNGKISRSPEMERRINAFNQWYDGTGGIIIQANVEDTRLGVPEYVIEKLGIEIFELKWGQGAKDIGGEVKLHSIERATELKNRGYIVLPDPTNPAVQEAFRAGGITEFERHSRLGMVEEEAFHNSVNHLRSVGAKYVTLKTGAYRPADLARAIKYSSDAKIDLLTIDGAGGGTGMSPWRMMNEWGIPTVQLECLAYQMCQRLASKGAYIPPIAIAGGLSLEDHIFKAIALGAPYVKAICLGRAIFTAAMVGKTHGKLMAEKMELEGEDIEDGYMRLFAVGAQLKERFGKDFGKLPAGAIGMYSYIDRLKQGLQQLMAGARKFAVQYIDRNDLMALTKESAEVSGISHVMDADAEEVDKILG
- a CDS encoding heterodisulfide reductase, encoding MKIDASREDLVGAAMVVGGGIAGIQAAMDLADAGFYVYLIERSSAIGGIMAGLDKTFPTNDCAI